The following is a genomic window from Planctomycetia bacterium.
GGCGCCGACTCGCGTTTCGAGGCGCTATCCAGATCTTCGCCACGACCGGCCGAATCTTCGTCGATGCCCTGCACGCCCTTCTTGAACTCCACCACGCCGCGTCCCAAAGAACGCATCAACGTCGGCAGTCGGTTACCGAACAGCAACAGCACCACCAGCCCGACGACGAGCAATTCCGGGATGCCGATGTTGGGCAAGAACGCGAGGAAGGGCGACATGGGAGGAGCCTCTCGGGCGGCAGGACTCGGACGGCGACGCGCGGACGCATCACCTGGGATTCATTCTACTGGCGGCGCGGGGAGTGTCAAACAACCCGGCTCGGCGATGAACGGAATTTCATCCGCCAAAAAGTCTTTCCGAGAAAACACTTAGCGCCTGGGGACGGCGCTTGCACCATGCGACCGGCACTACCGGATAGCTTGCCCTGGCGGCCCGGCACATCGCTTAGAAGCACCGCTTGGAACTTTGACCGCCGCCCGCATCGGAACTAGGTTTGAGTGTATCAGTGCCTTGGGGAGGGGCGCTGGTCACCGGCGCGGCGGGGAAAGGCTGGATGCTAGAGGGGACCCTGCCGCGCCTTTTTTTTGCGCCAAGTTACCGGCGCGGCCGCGCCAGGCGGCAAAATCGCTCCGATCCCGCCAAGACTACAGGGCGGTCGGCGTTCTCAAGCGGCGGGTGCGGCGTTCGGCGCGCAACCGGGCACGGCGACGGTTTCGCTGGGCTTTTCGTAGTATTCCTTGCGGCGCATTTCCTTCTTGATCCCGCTCCGCTCCACCAACTTACGGAAGCGACGCACCGCCTCCTGGATGGATTCCCGATCCCGAACGTTCAGCTTGACCACACCCGCTCCTTTCAGCTCGCCCACCGGCGGATCCGAACAACCGACCCGACCCGGCTCCGCCGTAGAACCGCCCGGGCGATGACCACAAACTGGTAGAATCGCACAGTTTATCGTCAAACGGGCGGTTGTGTCTAGATGCCGTATTTCAGACAGAAAGCTCCCAGAGGCAAATTCTAAGCAATAGCTGGCCGTTCCTGCCTCCTGCTAGACTCAGGGGATGGACGCACCTAAGAAACGCCGATTTCGCTTTGGGTTGAGGACGCTACTGGTCGTCACCGTGTGCACAATACCGCTTTGCTGGGTCGCCTACCACCTGCGGTGGATACAGCAGCGTCGGGACTTCATGGAAGCACATCAGAATCACTATGGCCATAAGCTGGGGCCGCATGGCAACATCTACTGGCCAGGCCCGATTATCTTTGACGAAATGGCCGTGCACTCCTGGAGCGCAAAGGAAATGACCTCGGCCGAAGTTGCTGAGGCTCGTCGACTTTTTCCAGAAGCGGAGATTCAGGACCTGTCTAAACCTTAGGAGTCACCACTGCCTATTCGGCCCGGATTGAGTCATTCGGTCGATCCGCTGTGCCATAGCAATCATTGCGTCTAAGCTGAGACCTTCCTGAATTCTCTTCAATTGGGCAACTTGGTCCCGCGGATAACATGACCGAAAGCGTCCCATCCAAGCCCGGCAAGGTCTATCTAGTCGGTGCTGGACCGGGCGATCCGGAGTTGATTACCCTGCGCGGTATGCGCTGCCTGGAGTGGGCGGATCTCGTCCTCTACGACTATCTCGTCAATCCGCGCACGTTGCGGCATGCTCCCGCCAGGGCAGAACTTGTCTGTCTGGGCCGGCATGGGCGTGGGCGGCTGCTTTCGCAGGACGAAATCAACGCCCGGATGGTCGTTGCAGCGAAGGCTGGACAGCAAGTTGTCCGCCTCAAGGCCGGCGACCCGACCATTTTCGCCCGAGTTTCGGAAGAGTTGGAGGCGTTGGAAGCGGCCGGCATCGCATACGAAATTGTCCCTGGCGTGACGGCGGCCCTCGCGGCTGGGAGCTACGCGGGGATTCCGCTTACGCAGCGCGACGCCTCCTCGGCCGTGGCGTTCATCACGGGACAAGAAAGCTCGAAGCAAACAGGCGATGTGATCGACTACGGCGCCCTCGCCAAGTTTCCCGGCACGCTGGTGTTCTATATGGGCGTCACCACCGCCAAGGTTTGGAGCCAGGCCCTGATCGCGGCGGGAAAGCCCGCGGACACCCCCGCAGCCATCGTGCGACGGATCTCTTGGCCCGATCAGCATTCCGAAACGACGACTCTGGAAGCGTTGCCGGAAGCACTGGCGCAGCACCGCTTGCGTCCGCCGGTGATCGTGATCGTCGGCGAAGTTGCCGCAGCAGAGCGCTGGAGGCCCTGGTTTGCAGAACGTCCGCTCTTCGGAAAGCGAGTACTGGTTACCAGGCCCGAGCATCAAGCGGATGAACTGGCCGACTTGCTGGCGGCGGCCGGCGCCGATGTGCTATTTCAACCGGCGATTGATCTACTAGAGCCACACGATTGGGCGACGGTCGATGCCGCGCTCGGCCGCCTGCATGACTTTCAATGGCTGGTGTTTTCCAGCGCGAATGGCGTGCGGGCTTTGCTGGGGCGGTTGCTGCACGTCGGCGGCGATATGCGCTCACTGGGCGCCACGAAACTGGCTGCCATCGGGCCGGGCACCGCGGCGGAACTGGCCCGACATGGCCTGCGCGCCGACGTCGTCCCCGCGGCCTTCGATGCCGAGGCCCTGGCCGACGCCCTCGTTCCTATGGCGGCAGGCCAGCGAGTGCTCCTGGCCCGAGCGAGTCGCGGCCGCGAGGTTCACGCAGACCGCCTCCGCGCTGCAAATTGCCAGGTCGAACAGGTCGTCGTCTATCGGAGCGTGGACGTAAAAGCGCCCGAACCAGCGATCTTGGAAGATTTAGCGGCTGGACGCATCAATTGGATCACGGTGACGAGTTCGGCGATCGGCCGATCTCTGGTGGCGCTGTTTGGCGAGGGGCTTCACAACACGCAACTGGCCAGCATCAGCCCACTTACGAGCCGAGTACTGAGCGCTGCTGGACATCCGCCTCGGGCGGAAGCGAGCGAAGCTACGATGACCGGAGTGGTAGCGGCGATCCTCGCGGCGGAGCGCGGCCAGGATAGCGCGATTGGGTGACGCGGCCGGTCCTGAGACGCGCGACCGGCAAACTTCACGAGAGCGCCCAGTCTTTCCAGTTGTCCATTTTGATGCAGGGGCCGGCGCGCGCAAGCCGAGAAACAGAACCAGCAGGATGCCACTCGCCATTTGTGAACGGAGTCAGCCAGATCATGTCCCAACAATCACCAACGGGAGTGCTCGTGGTCTCCGTGGACGTCGACGCCGCCGACGTGCGCGGCGATCTGAACCTCCAAAGGGCTTTGAATTCAACCTCCGTGGCATTGCTGGGAGTCTTGGCGAACCACGGCGTGGCCGGCACCTGGGCCATGAGCGATCCGGCCCACTCGTTGATGACGGATCGGCTGCTTTCGGACCCCTTGCCGCACGAACTGGCGCTCCTGGGCGAGGCGTCGTGGACGGCACCGACGATGGGCCGAGCCAGGTTTTCCAGGGAACTCGCGGAACGCGTGCAACAGGCGGCACAACGTGGCGTAAAGCTTGGCACATTGGCCGTGCGCGAAACCGCCGCACCTCATTACGACCTTTTGGTCAGGGCCGGCATGAGCGTGCTCCGCAGCACGGCGCCCGATGCTCGTCGTGCGAACTGGTGGCCGACAGGGATGCGCATGGCAGCGCCCAACACCGCCCACGCGGTTCGCTGGGGCCTCTGGCAGGTAAAAACGACCTGGCGGAACTTCGAGGGAGGGCTGATGGCCAGCCGCCGGGGGATCGATCGCAGCGCCGCTCAAGGCGGACTCATCACCTGGGTGCTGGACGGGCCCAAACTGGTCGAAGGGGGCGCTTCATTCCTGCGCATGGTCGATCGCGTGCTGGCATACGCAGAGCGACGACGCCACGAGGGCCGCTTGCAGACTTCCACGCTGCAGGCCTTCGTGGATGGCCAATTGCGCCGCCGGGAGTCTTTCCCGTCGAATTCTATCCTGCGCTCGGAAGCGGCCTGATCGCTAGCGAATCTCGCGTAGCGTCGACCAGCTCATGTAGCCCAACATCAGCGCGCAGATCACGACGCCGATATCCATCAGCGGACTAACGCGTTGGAACGGGATCTCGATCGCTAGATCCAGTCCGAACAGCAGTAGCAAGACGGCCGAAACGACCATCCCGCCGATGGTAAGGGCCTTGGGCATCGGTGTGGATCTCTGAGCAAGCACGGCATTCTGCCTAAGCTTCTTAGTATAACTCCCCACCCGGTGAAGTCATGGCGGGGTTGGGCAAGCTGGCGAATTTGTTGCGTCGCCAGTTCACAAGGCCAGTGCAGTCAACGTAACTGTCGTGGCTGTTACACGTTGCGGAAGCGTTACAACCAATACCACGCGGCTGGCGGGATTTCAACCGCCACTGCCCGACGAGATTGCGGGAAGAGGCCGCGGAAGCGTCAGGAGCATGCCGGAATGGGCGGTTTTCGCCTATTTGTGCAGGATTAGCTTATTGGATCGCGTCAGTCGCAGGCGGTAGTACTCGTCGCCATGCGCGATCAGCACTTCCCGGGTCCCGGCGAAGATCTCCGTCGACCGCAGCATCCGCGAATCCTGCGGCAACGGCACGGCGCTTGTGATGGCGGCCGGATTTGGCGACGTAATGGGTGATTGCTCAGTCATGAGAAGACCCCAAAAAATGGACGTCCAGTAGTCGAACGGTCGCAGAATATATAAATTGAGACTCAATGTCAACAACGCCGCGTGTCGATTTCTCAAAAGTTGCCGGCGATGTCGGACGCGCGTATCAAGTGCAGTGTTTGATCCAGACGGTTGACAGTGTCGCCAGAACGACTAAAATCTCGTCTAATTGATACTGAATCTCATGATTTATTAGTTCGTGCGACATTGATGTCGGCAACACTGAAACCTCACTTCTTGGATCGCACCCCATGAAACTATGCCAGCCGCTCGCGTACCTTTGCTGTTTGGCGGTGCTCGCCAGCCCGGCTGTTCTGACA
Proteins encoded in this region:
- the cobA gene encoding uroporphyrinogen-III C-methyltransferase, producing the protein MTESVPSKPGKVYLVGAGPGDPELITLRGMRCLEWADLVLYDYLVNPRTLRHAPARAELVCLGRHGRGRLLSQDEINARMVVAAKAGQQVVRLKAGDPTIFARVSEELEALEAAGIAYEIVPGVTAALAAGSYAGIPLTQRDASSAVAFITGQESSKQTGDVIDYGALAKFPGTLVFYMGVTTAKVWSQALIAAGKPADTPAAIVRRISWPDQHSETTTLEALPEALAQHRLRPPVIVIVGEVAAAERWRPWFAERPLFGKRVLVTRPEHQADELADLLAAAGADVLFQPAIDLLEPHDWATVDAALGRLHDFQWLVFSSANGVRALLGRLLHVGGDMRSLGATKLAAIGPGTAAELARHGLRADVVPAAFDAEALADALVPMAAGQRVLLARASRGREVHADRLRAANCQVEQVVVYRSVDVKAPEPAILEDLAAGRINWITVTSSAIGRSLVALFGEGLHNTQLASISPLTSRVLSAAGHPPRAEASEATMTGVVAAILAAERGQDSAIG
- a CDS encoding hemin uptake protein HemP; its protein translation is MTEQSPITSPNPAAITSAVPLPQDSRMLRSTEIFAGTREVLIAHGDEYYRLRLTRSNKLILHK
- a CDS encoding twin-arginine translocase TatA/TatE family subunit, encoding MSPFLAFLPNIGIPELLVVGLVVLLLFGNRLPTLMRSLGRGVVEFKKGVQGIDEDSAGRGEDLDSASKRESAPVDSRRGT